Genomic DNA from Paenibacillus donghaensis:
CGTGATTTGTCATTTTGCTTCGGAAAATAGAAATATTGCTGCCCCTCCGCTGGAAGCTGCGGGCCTTTCAGCAGAAACAGAAATGCCGGCGCGTTCGGATAAGGCGATAAGGAGATCGGCTGCCCCTGCTCATTCAGGCCGAAATCCATGTATTTCTCCTTCAGACTGAGACTGTAAGGCCCGGACTGGAATTCCCGCTGCGGGTTCTTCATATCCAGTTTAAACTTGCCATAGCTCTTGCCGCTGGCGGTATTCTTCAGCTGCGGCTGGACCGAGCGCAGCACGGGCGTCAGGTCATAGTCAAACTGATACGCTTTCAAACCTTGGTAATTCAAAGGCGAGTTGACCTGAATGTCATGGGCGGCAACCTGCTTCAGCTTCGGCTCCTTCGCCGGATCGGTGCAATCTGCTGTACATTCATAGAGCACGGCCTGTGTCTCGTACAGCTTCGGAAGAACCTTGGTGCCGCGGAATTCCTCCGGCATCTCTTCATCCTTATAGAATTCTACGGTAAACTTCTCATTCTGCAGATAGAAGGTGGTGCCGGGTATGGGCGTTACCTCGCCTTGCGGAAAAGCAAGATGCTGGTCCATGCTCAGGCCCGGCAGCCCTCTCGCCAGCACAGCGAGCAGAAAGATAATCAGGCCAATATGTATCACATAGGGACCCCAGCGGCTGAAACGGTGCTTCTCCGCGAGCAGCGCGCCAGCGTCGGTCTTGACTCGGTAGCCTCTGCTGCGCAGCGGCTCGACCAGCGAATTCACCCAAGCTTCCGGTTCTGCTTCCACGGGAGTCACCAGTACAGCTTTTTGCCGGATAAGGAACTGGCGGTGCTTGCGCACCTTCTGGCGGGTCAGCGCCTTGTACAGCGGCAGCACACGGTCCAGACTGCAGATGACAAGTGAAGCGCCAATCATCACCAGCAGTGTCACAAACCACCAGGATTCGTAGGTATGCGTCAGGCCAAGCTTGTAATAAATCGCGCCTGCGGTTCCATACTCTTCCTTATAATAGGTGGCGGCATTGATATTCAGAAAAGTGCTTTCTTGCGGAAAAATCGTCCCCAGCATCGCACCCAGCAGCGTAAGCACGATTAGATAAATCGCAATTCTGACCGATGAGAAGAAATTCCACACCCGGTCAATGATCCCCGGATTCACGCGCTGTGAGCGCCTGGCAACCCCGTCATATCGCATCTCCAGATTCTCTGCGGACGGTTTCTCCTCGTGCAGAGGCTTGCCGCAGGCTTCGCAGAGCACGGTTCCCACCGGATTGATATGCCCGCATTCACATTTGGCTTCTGCCAGCCAAGGTCCGCTGCTGGTCATCGGCTCACCAGCTTCCCGATTTCACTGTCCAGCGAATTCAAATCGAGCTGGCCGATATGGATGCTGTCGACTTTTCCCTTCGCATTAATAAAAAACGTAGTGGGCAGCGGGGAAATGCCGTAGCTGCGCACAGCATCACGTCCGGGGTCCATGACGATGGGGAAATCAATCGCCACTTGCTTGACGAAATTCTCCACGGTCATCTGGTCCTCGCCTACATTCACTCCCACTATCACTACGTCTTGATCCTTCCATTTCTCCCACTGAGTCTGAAGCGCCGGCATTTCCTTCACGCAGGGCGCACACCAGGAGCCCCAGAAATTGAGCACAACCGCCTTGCCTTCGTATTCCTCCAGCGTATGGGTCTTACCGTCCAATCCAAGCAGTTCAAAGGAGGGCGCATTGCTGCCCTCCTCGGGTACGCCCCCGCCGCCAAACACGGAGGAGCCAATGGCATAGCCCCCCACCAGTACAATCAGAAACAGAATTACGATTTGAATCGGCTTTCTCGCTTTGCCCACACGTAAAGCCCCCTTCTGTGACGCAATTCATACTATTGTTATAAGGTGTGAACATCCTATGAACATTATAACGAATTTCGCCACAGTTTTCGGGATTTATTTTGTGAACATTATGTGTCTTTGCGTGGTGTTCTTTCTCTAAGCAAACCGGCCTTGGCCATCTGCTGCAGATGATTGATCTCATCCTTGGTCAGATGGCGGTAGGAGCCGCGTTTCAGGTTCTGCAGCATAATGTCCCCGAAGGAGATCCGCTTCAAGCGGATAACCGGGTGGGAAATCGCCTCAAACATCCGCCGCACCTGGCGGTTACGGCCTTCGTGAATCGTGATGCTGATGACCGCTTCCTTATTCGCTTCATCAATATCCTTGTATTCCACTTCCGCCGGAGCCGTCATTCCGTCCTCCAGCTTGATTCCGCTCTTCAGCTTGTCCAGCGCGGTGCCGTGGGGCACCCCTTTGACAGTGGCATGATAGGTCTTCGGTACATGATGCTTCGGATGTGTGAGCAGGTTGGCGAACTCCCCGTCATTGGTCAGCAGCAGCAGCCCTTCCGTATCATAATCCAGCCGTCCTACAGGGTACACACGTTCATTGATTCCCTTCAGGTAATCAGTTACCACCTTGCGGCCTTTATCATCGGAGGCACTGGTAATCACACCTTTAGGTTTGTTGAACATGATATAGATTTTGTTCTCGCCCCGGATCAATCTCCCGGAGACTTTAATAATATCTTGCCCGGGGTCCACCTTCGTACCCAGCGTAGTTACCAGCTCCCCGTTAACTTCCACTTTGCCGGCCAAAATCATTTCTTCACACTTGCGTCTGGACGCGACACCTGCCTGCGCCAGAATTTTCTGTAATCTTTCCATATTCGACTAGTCACCTCAGATTAATGATAACCATCAGAGGGATAAACCACAAGTTCATTCCAAGGAAAAAATGCTCCTGGACAGTAATTATTGTGAGATTCGATATTTAAAGGAGCAATTTGATAGCGCTCGGCCAGCTCCAGAATCAATTTCCCTGCAGCAAACAACTGCTCTTCGCTGCTGCTCTGCACAGAAGTTTCGCCTCGGCTGTCAAAATCTCCCTCCAGACAAATATGAATCCGCTGCGCGTCCGTCAGCAGCGGTGCGGCATATACCAGCCCTGTTGTTCCCACCCAGAAATCGAACCCCTTGCCGTTAATCGACGGGCAGCGGGAATGATGCACAATAAATCCTTCGTATGGCATAGCAGTATAACCTCCTACCTACATATGTCTGCAATAGCATATGTGGCAGGAAGGGGCGGGGTGACAGCCGGGAGAACAGGTCAGACGCTAGCCGAATACTAGCAGACAAACGACGATCGCTGCGATAAAACCTACAATATCGGAGAACAGGCCAACCTTAAGCGCATAACGCCCATTGCGAATACCAATAGCCCCGAAATACACCGTCAGGACATACAGTGTGGTATCCGTGCTGCCCTGAATGGTGGAAGCAATCATCCCGATCAGCGAATCGGGACCGTGGACGCGGATCAGATCGGTGGTGTAGGCCAGCGACCCGGTGCCGGTAAGCGGACGCAAGAGACCGAGGGGCAGCACCTCTGCCGGAACCCCGAAGCCCTGCAGGGCTGGAGCGATAAAGCCCATCAGGAAGTCCAGTGCGCCGGAAGCGCGAAACACGCTGATGGCCACCAGCATGCCTACAAGATGAGGGATGATCGCAACCGCTGTACCAAAGCCATCCTTGGCGCCTTCCACAAAAGATTCATAGACCGGCACCTTGCGTGCAAAGGCATAAAGCGGGATAAAGGTTATCATGAGCGGGATCGCCCAGGCCGACAGGAGGCTGATTAGCTGGTACAAATGAGATTCACCCTTTCACTGAGGTTGGGGGAAGCGGCGCGTTCCCTGCAGCGGCCGGGCCGCCGCGGATAACCGGCGGCTTCGGCGGCTTGCGCAGCAGGGTCAGCCGCCTGCATACCCTGTCGGCGGCAATCGCCGCCACGGTAGCCACAGCGGTAGCCGCCAGGGTTGTCCCGACAATGGCTGCCGGATCGGTCGAGCCGTAGTTGAGCCGGATCGCAATCAATGTGGTCGGGATCAAGGTGATGCTTGCCGTATTCAGCGCCAGCAGCGTGCACATTGCCGGGGTTGCTGTGTACTTGTCCGGATTCAGCGTCTGCAGCTCCTGCATCGCCTTGATGCCCATCGGGGTAGCCGCATTACCAAGGCCCAGCAGATTGGCACTCATATTGGAAAGTATATAGCCGATCGCCGGATGCCCTTTCGGCACATCAGGGAACAGAAAACCTACCAAAGGACCCAGCAGACGGGCAATTCGGCGCAGCAGGCCGGCATCCTCGGCAATCCGCATAATACCCAGCCAGAAGACGAGCACGCTGATCAGGCCAAAGCTTACAGTGACCCCGTTCTTCGCGCCGTCAAATACAGCAGCCGTAAATTCATCCATCCGGCCATTGACGGCCGCGAATCCAAAACCGATCACAATCATTCCTAGCCATATGGCATTGATCATCCTTGCCCCTCCTCTATTCCATCTGCCTGGATCAGTTTCCGCCCGTTGCCTGCCCGAATAAGGCCCGGAGCACACTTCCCAGCGAATCCAGGAAATGCCGTCCCGAATACGCGGCAGCCTGGGCGCTGCTTATTTGACGGACAGAAGGCTCCGGCGGCAGCTTATCCGGGAAATACACCGGAATCCGGCCGATCTCGCGGCCGCCAAGCTGCAGTACGAGTGCTCCTTGTAGACCAAAGCTGCTGTCATTTCGGGCTCGATCTCTTGCTGAGCTCTGAGCTTGCCGCCGGCTCTGCGGCGCTGTCAGTACCAGCTTGGTAACCAGCCGTGCCTGCTCTCCTTCGCCAAATGGATACCGGAATGCCTTGGAGGTCACCAGATTATAGCCTTTTACCGGCTCCCCCCGTTCGATCAGGCTTGTCAGCGGATAATGGTTGAAGCCGTAGTCCAGCAGCGCAGCATGATCATTCCAGTCATTCCCATCATTAATCGTTACAGCAACCAGTTGCTGCCCCTGGCGGGTAGCCGAGCTAACCAGGCAGCGCAGCGCTTTTTTGGTATATCCTGTCTTGACTCCGTTTGCGCCTTCGTAGAGGCGCAGCATCTTGTTCTTATTGCTCCATTTATAGTCCCATTTGTCATTGGGATTGTCAGCCGTCTTCTCCGGTGTCTTCACGATCTCCTTAAAGACTGGATTATGCATCGCGTACGCCGTCAGTCGGGCAAGATCATTGGCACTGGAATAGTGGCCTTCGGCATCCAGACCGTGCGGATTGGCAAAATGGGTATGGATAAGACCCAGCTCCTCGGCCTTGGCATTCATCAGATACACAAAACCCTCCTCCGACCCTCCCACATGCTCCGCAATGGCCGTAGCCGCATCATTGCCTGAACGAAGCATCAGCCCGTACAGCATGTTCTCCAGTGTCATCTCCTCCCCCAGCTGAAGATACAGTGAGGAGCCCTCCTTGGCAAAGGCATTTTTACCCACCTTGACCTTGGACTCGAGATCACCGTTCTCTATGGCAACCAGTGCGGTCATAATCTTGGTGAGACTGGCAATCAGCATCGGCTCGTCTCCCCGGCTGCTGTAGAGGATCCGCCCCGATTCCACGTCGATCAGCGCCGCCGCCTTTGCATGTGTGGATATGGAGCTGTTCTCCGCACGGAGAGAAGGCTGTGGCGCAAGGGTCAGCAGCAGCAAGGTGCACAAGATTAAGGTACATATGCTCTTACAGGTTATTGTCTTCATCTTCATCCTCCGGCTTCTATCATTCTCAGGACGTTCTTCACCATGGGCTTGTCATAGCTCCCTCTGTTGTACAAGTGTATGCGGTGAGCACGGTGGGTATGTCCTTATTCACCATACGTAAGCACACCAAGAAGGACACTGCCGGTTGTCCGGGCAATGTCCTTCTGGTTGAACTGCATTTGAGCTTTGCCGAGCCATTTAATGCGCGGAAGGCTAATGATCGCTTGTGACAACCACAACCGGTGCTGCATCCTTTTTTTGAGGGTCCGGAGTCTGGGTCTGGGTCTGGAACATATTCTGGATCTTGTCGATGATTCCCGGCGTGGCGTCGATAATCTTCTCAAACAGATGCGTCTGGTTGTCGAGCGGCACAATATGCACACCGTCACGGCCTACCACTAGAAAAGCAATCGGGCGGATGGAGACCCCGCCCCCGCTGCCGCCCCCGAAGGGAAGCATTTTGACGCCTCCGGCTGCGGTTGGCGTATCATCCTCCACCCGGAAATCGCTGCCGCCGGCAGCGAAGCCAAAAGCCACCTTACTGATCGGCAGAATCACCGTACCGTCCGGCGTTTCCACCGGATCACCGACAATCGTATTCACATCTACCATGCCCT
This window encodes:
- the resB gene encoding cytochrome c biogenesis protein ResB → MTSSGPWLAEAKCECGHINPVGTVLCEACGKPLHEEKPSAENLEMRYDGVARRSQRVNPGIIDRVWNFFSSVRIAIYLIVLTLLGAMLGTIFPQESTFLNINAATYYKEEYGTAGAIYYKLGLTHTYESWWFVTLLVMIGASLVICSLDRVLPLYKALTRQKVRKHRQFLIRQKAVLVTPVEAEPEAWVNSLVEPLRSRGYRVKTDAGALLAEKHRFSRWGPYVIHIGLIIFLLAVLARGLPGLSMDQHLAFPQGEVTPIPGTTFYLQNEKFTVEFYKDEEMPEEFRGTKVLPKLYETQAVLYECTADCTDPAKEPKLKQVAAHDIQVNSPLNYQGLKAYQFDYDLTPVLRSVQPQLKNTASGKSYGKFKLDMKNPQREFQSGPYSLSLKEKYMDFGLNEQGQPISLSPYPNAPAFLFLLKGPQLPAEGQQYFYFPKQNDKSRFQQGSINDKLGGEDRFLELEVEGMEDVDFSESTTYLNVRIDRAMPYVWVGAGIVMLGLVLGFYWQHRRIWLIVENGELVLGGHTNKNWFGFRREIVSILHRIELSVDEQSLDNGGGLS
- a CDS encoding redoxin domain-containing protein — protein: MGKARKPIQIVILFLIVLVGGYAIGSSVFGGGGVPEEGSNAPSFELLGLDGKTHTLEEYEGKAVVLNFWGSWCAPCVKEMPALQTQWEKWKDQDVVIVGVNVGEDQMTVENFVKQVAIDFPIVMDPGRDAVRSYGISPLPTTFFINAKGKVDSIHIGQLDLNSLDSEIGKLVSR
- a CDS encoding pseudouridine synthase, yielding MERLQKILAQAGVASRRKCEEMILAGKVEVNGELVTTLGTKVDPGQDIIKVSGRLIRGENKIYIMFNKPKGVITSASDDKGRKVVTDYLKGINERVYPVGRLDYDTEGLLLLTNDGEFANLLTHPKHHVPKTYHATVKGVPHGTALDKLKSGIKLEDGMTAPAEVEYKDIDEANKEAVISITIHEGRNRQVRRMFEAISHPVIRLKRISFGDIMLQNLKRGSYRHLTKDEINHLQQMAKAGLLRERTPRKDT
- a CDS encoding peptidoglycan recognition protein family protein, translating into MPYEGFIVHHSRCPSINGKGFDFWVGTTGLVYAAPLLTDAQRIHICLEGDFDSRGETSVQSSSEEQLFAAGKLILELAERYQIAPLNIESHNNYCPGAFFPWNELVVYPSDGYH
- a CDS encoding spore maturation protein, giving the protein MITFIPLYAFARKVPVYESFVEGAKDGFGTAVAIIPHLVGMLVAISVFRASGALDFLMGFIAPALQGFGVPAEVLPLGLLRPLTGTGSLAYTTDLIRVHGPDSLIGMIASTIQGSTDTTLYVLTVYFGAIGIRNGRYALKVGLFSDIVGFIAAIVVCLLVFG
- a CDS encoding nucleoside recognition domain-containing protein — translated: MINAIWLGMIVIGFGFAAVNGRMDEFTAAVFDGAKNGVTVSFGLISVLVFWLGIMRIAEDAGLLRRIARLLGPLVGFLFPDVPKGHPAIGYILSNMSANLLGLGNAATPMGIKAMQELQTLNPDKYTATPAMCTLLALNTASITLIPTTLIAIRLNYGSTDPAAIVGTTLAATAVATVAAIAADRVCRRLTLLRKPPKPPVIRGGPAAAGNAPLPPTSVKG
- a CDS encoding D-alanyl-D-alanine carboxypeptidase family protein, with amino-acid sequence MKMKTITCKSICTLILCTLLLLTLAPQPSLRAENSSISTHAKAAALIDVESGRILYSSRGDEPMLIASLTKIMTALVAIENGDLESKVKVGKNAFAKEGSSLYLQLGEEMTLENMLYGLMLRSGNDAATAIAEHVGGSEEGFVYLMNAKAEELGLIHTHFANPHGLDAEGHYSSANDLARLTAYAMHNPVFKEIVKTPEKTADNPNDKWDYKWSNKNKMLRLYEGANGVKTGYTKKALRCLVSSATRQGQQLVAVTINDGNDWNDHAALLDYGFNHYPLTSLIERGEPVKGYNLVTSKAFRYPFGEGEQARLVTKLVLTAPQSRRQAQSSARDRARNDSSFGLQGALVLQLGGREIGRIPVYFPDKLPPEPSVRQISSAQAAAYSGRHFLDSLGSVLRALFGQATGGN
- the ytfJ gene encoding GerW family sporulation protein, which encodes MSDHPIQGLMQTAMENIKGMVDVNTIVGDPVETPDGTVILPISKVAFGFAAGGSDFRVEDDTPTAAGGVKMLPFGGGSGGGVSIRPIAFLVVGRDGVHIVPLDNQTHLFEKIIDATPGIIDKIQNMFQTQTQTPDPQKKDAAPVVVVTSDH